The DNA region TCCGGTGCCATGGACTTGAAGAGCATCGTGTCGCTGAAGATCTGCAGGGTGCCGATGATGCTGAGCACGGTGGTGAGGACCAGGGAACGGCGGACCAGCGGCACCTTGATCGACCAGGCGATCCGCCACTCGGAGGCCCCGTCGATGCGGGCGGCGTCGTACACGTTCGCGTCGACCGAGCGCAGCGCCGAGTACACGATCAGCATGTTGAAGCCGATCCCGCTCCACGCCATCAGGTTGCCGATGGACACCCAGATGAGTTCGCCGCCGTAGAAGTTGGCGTCGATGCCGAAGAGGTCGAGGAAGGGAGTGAGCGGTCCGACGACCGGGCTGTAGAGGTAGATCCAGATGAGGGTGGCGACGATGCCCGGGATCATGTACGGGACCAGCAGCGGGATCCGGAAGCGGTCGGCGACGCGCTGCGAGGCCGAGTCGAGGAGCAGCGCGAGCCCGACGCTGGCGATCTGGATGACCGGGATGCTGATGACCGCGAAGAGGCCGACGCGGAGCATCGAGGCCCAGAAGCGGCCGTCGCCGAAGCCCTGGACGAAGTTGTCGAGGCCGACGAACTCGACGGTCTTCTCGCCGAATCCGAGCCCGGAGCCCTTCTCGCTGTAGAGGCTCTCCTTGAGTGCCATGACGAGCGGGGTCACGGTGAACAGGAGGAACCCGAGGAAGAAGGGGACCGTGAACGAGGCGCCCTTG from Streptomyces sp. NBC_00258 includes:
- a CDS encoding carbohydrate ABC transporter permease, translating into MAAVTEAPSRSRAARLGWRRIMALKGASFTVPFFLGFLLFTVTPLVMALKESLYSEKGSGLGFGEKTVEFVGLDNFVQGFGDGRFWASMLRVGLFAVISIPVIQIASVGLALLLDSASQRVADRFRIPLLVPYMIPGIVATLIWIYLYSPVVGPLTPFLDLFGIDANFYGGELIWVSIGNLMAWSGIGFNMLIVYSALRSVDANVYDAARIDGASEWRIAWSIKVPLVRRSLVLTTVLSIIGTLQIFSDTMLFKSMAPETVTRDFTPIMAIYDWAFQQGNFNYASALSIILALVVGTASALFYRLTNKAPTS